In the Kribbella sp. NBC_00482 genome, one interval contains:
- a CDS encoding aspartate aminotransferase family protein, which translates to MAELSQILKQATGVVAARGEGVQLFDEDDRRYLDFTAGIGVTSTGHCHPRVVAAAQEQVGRIIHAQYTTVMHRPLLTLVDRLGEVLPRHLDRMFFANSGSEAIEAALRLTRQATGRPNVIVFHGGFHGRTVAAATMTTSGTKFRSGFSPLMAGVHVSPFPDPGHFGWPVEQATDFALSQLDYVLQTLSTPADTAAFFVEPVLGEGGYVPANERFFAGLRERADAHGILLVVDEVQTGFGRTGKFWGGDHFGSHPDVLVTAKGLASGFPLSAIAASSELMEKAWPGSQGGTYGANAVACAAALATLDVIQDEGLVQNSADRGAQLKQALQLVADKHEQITDVRGLGLMIGNEFRDADGKPDPATAAAVQQEAARRGLLLLTCGAWGQVVRFIPALVVSPDEIDEAAGLWSDAVTSVLD; encoded by the coding sequence GTGGCAGAGCTCTCGCAGATCCTCAAGCAGGCGACCGGCGTGGTCGCCGCCCGCGGTGAGGGCGTCCAACTGTTCGACGAGGACGACCGCAGGTATCTGGATTTCACCGCCGGCATCGGCGTCACGTCGACCGGGCACTGCCATCCGCGAGTGGTCGCGGCCGCCCAGGAGCAGGTCGGCCGGATCATCCATGCGCAGTACACGACGGTGATGCATCGGCCGCTGCTCACGCTGGTGGACCGGCTCGGCGAGGTCCTCCCCCGGCACCTCGACCGGATGTTCTTCGCGAACTCCGGCAGCGAGGCGATCGAGGCGGCACTGCGACTCACCCGCCAGGCGACCGGCCGGCCGAACGTGATCGTGTTCCACGGCGGCTTCCACGGCCGGACCGTGGCGGCGGCCACGATGACCACGTCCGGGACCAAGTTCCGCTCCGGTTTCAGCCCGTTGATGGCCGGCGTCCACGTGTCACCGTTCCCGGACCCCGGCCACTTCGGCTGGCCCGTGGAGCAGGCGACCGACTTCGCGCTCAGCCAACTGGACTACGTCCTGCAGACGTTGAGCACGCCGGCCGACACCGCGGCGTTCTTCGTGGAGCCGGTGCTCGGCGAGGGCGGCTACGTACCGGCGAACGAGCGGTTCTTCGCGGGCCTTCGCGAGCGCGCCGACGCGCACGGGATCCTGCTCGTGGTGGACGAAGTACAGACCGGTTTCGGGCGCACCGGGAAGTTCTGGGGCGGGGACCACTTCGGTTCGCATCCGGACGTTCTGGTCACCGCGAAGGGGCTCGCGTCCGGCTTCCCGTTGTCCGCGATCGCCGCGTCGTCGGAGCTGATGGAGAAGGCGTGGCCCGGCTCCCAGGGCGGCACGTACGGCGCGAACGCGGTGGCCTGTGCGGCGGCGCTGGCGACGCTGGACGTGATCCAGGACGAGGGTCTCGTGCAGAACTCCGCGGACCGTGGCGCTCAGCTCAAGCAGGCGCTGCAACTGGTCGCGGACAAGCACGAGCAGATCACCGACGTCCGCGGGCTCGGGCTGATGATCGGCAACGAGTTCCGCGACGCGGACGGGAAGCCGGACCCGGCGACGGCGGCCGCGGTGCAGCAGGAGGCCGCGCGACGAGGGCTGCTCCTGCTCACGTGCGGCGCGTGGGGTCAGGTTGTCCGATTCATCCCCGCGCTGGTCGTGTCTCCCGACGAGATCGATGAGGCCGCGGGGCTCTGGTCCGACGCAGTCACCTCCGTCCTCGACTGA
- a CDS encoding GntR family transcriptional regulator — protein sequence MTSYIEPLAQESTPSIIADKLRKAIGHGEFKPGAQIVEADLARKLGVSRGPLREGMQRLTQEGLLVSIRNRGLFVIDMTPGDIRDMYLAREAIERAAAFKILRDGDFETVGSALLAIVDRMVAADGDPAAIGDLDIAFHELLVRLADSPRLSRMHQTSIIETRMCIHALEETYLATDARAIEHHRLADAIRTGDVARTDELLSAHMDDAIERLVSR from the coding sequence GTGACCAGTTACATCGAGCCGCTGGCTCAGGAGTCGACGCCGAGCATCATCGCCGACAAACTGCGCAAGGCCATCGGCCACGGGGAGTTCAAGCCGGGCGCGCAGATCGTCGAGGCCGATCTGGCCCGCAAGCTGGGCGTCAGCCGGGGTCCGTTGCGGGAGGGCATGCAGCGCCTGACCCAGGAAGGGCTGCTGGTCTCGATCCGCAACCGCGGCCTGTTCGTCATCGACATGACGCCCGGGGACATCCGCGACATGTACCTCGCCCGTGAGGCGATCGAGCGCGCCGCGGCCTTCAAGATCCTCCGCGACGGCGATTTCGAGACGGTCGGGTCGGCGCTGCTCGCGATCGTCGACCGGATGGTGGCCGCCGACGGCGATCCGGCCGCGATCGGCGATCTCGACATCGCGTTCCACGAGCTGCTCGTACGGCTGGCCGACAGCCCGCGGCTGTCGCGGATGCATCAGACGTCCATCATCGAGACCCGGATGTGCATCCACGCCCTCGAGGAGACGTACCTCGCCACCGACGCCCGCGCCATCGAGCACCACCGGCTCGCCGACGCGATCCGGACCGGCGACGTCGCGCGTACCGACGAGCTCCTGAGCGCCCACATGGACGACGCCATCGAGCGCCTCGTCAGCCGCTGA
- a CDS encoding MFS transporter — MDSETQPPESAQPPQGERAQDRPPVTTTEQEQPPGVLRKAIAASAIGNATEWFDYGIYAYGVTYISAAIFPGDTESQTLLALMTFAVSFLVRPLGGLVWGPLGDRLGRKHVLAITILMMSGATLLAGLVPSYDTIGIWAPILLVLLRMVQGFSTGGEYGGAATFMAEYAPSRKRGFLGSFLEFGTLAGFSLGALLMLGFSLVLGDDAMHAWGWRLPFLVAAPLGLVGVYLRSRLEDTPVFRELEAKGQKEQETTTQFKDLLAGYWVPILRLGGMVIALNVVNYTLLTYMPTYLEKEIGLSADESLIVPIIGMLTMMIFVPFAGRASDRIGRKPLWWASLAGLFVFGVPMFMLMGTNVAGAIIGFAVLGLLYVPQLATISATFPAMFPTHVRYAGFAIAYNVSTSLFGGTAPAVNDWLTAKLGDSLVPAYYMMAACVVGAIALAKVPETSRCPLNGTEIPGTEDAPPPVALEPAHAKA; from the coding sequence GTGGACTCCGAGACCCAGCCGCCCGAGAGTGCTCAGCCCCCGCAGGGTGAACGCGCCCAGGACCGGCCGCCCGTGACCACGACGGAACAGGAGCAGCCGCCCGGCGTACTCAGGAAAGCGATAGCCGCCTCGGCGATCGGGAACGCAACCGAGTGGTTCGACTACGGCATCTACGCCTACGGCGTGACGTACATCTCGGCCGCGATCTTCCCGGGCGACACCGAGAGCCAGACTCTGCTGGCGCTGATGACGTTCGCCGTCTCGTTCCTGGTCCGCCCGCTCGGCGGGCTGGTCTGGGGCCCGCTCGGCGACCGGCTCGGCCGCAAGCACGTGCTGGCGATCACGATCCTGATGATGTCCGGCGCGACACTGCTCGCCGGTCTGGTCCCCTCGTACGACACGATCGGGATCTGGGCGCCGATCCTGCTGGTCCTGCTGCGGATGGTCCAGGGCTTCTCGACCGGTGGCGAGTACGGCGGCGCCGCGACCTTCATGGCCGAGTACGCGCCGAGCCGCAAGCGCGGGTTCCTCGGCAGCTTCCTGGAGTTCGGCACCCTGGCCGGCTTCTCACTCGGTGCGTTGCTGATGCTGGGCTTCTCGCTGGTGCTCGGCGACGATGCGATGCACGCGTGGGGCTGGCGGCTGCCGTTCCTTGTTGCTGCGCCGCTCGGTCTGGTCGGCGTCTACCTCCGGTCCCGGCTGGAGGACACGCCGGTGTTCCGCGAGCTCGAGGCGAAGGGCCAGAAGGAGCAGGAGACCACGACCCAGTTCAAGGACCTGCTGGCCGGCTACTGGGTCCCGATCCTTCGGCTCGGCGGCATGGTCATCGCGTTGAACGTCGTGAACTACACGCTGCTCACGTACATGCCGACGTACCTGGAGAAGGAGATCGGCCTGAGCGCGGACGAATCGCTGATCGTGCCGATCATCGGAATGTTGACAATGATGATCTTCGTCCCGTTCGCCGGACGCGCATCGGACCGGATCGGGCGAAAACCGCTGTGGTGGGCGTCGCTGGCCGGCTTGTTCGTGTTCGGCGTACCGATGTTCATGCTGATGGGGACGAACGTGGCCGGCGCGATCATCGGCTTCGCGGTCCTCGGTCTGCTGTACGTGCCGCAGCTGGCGACGATCTCGGCGACGTTCCCGGCGATGTTCCCGACGCACGTCCGGTACGCCGGATTCGCGATCGCGTACAACGTGTCGACGTCGCTGTTCGGCGGTACGGCGCCCGCGGTCAACGACTGGCTGACGGCGAAGCTGGGTGACTCGCTGGTGCCGGCGTACTACATGATGGCGGCCTGCGTCGTCGGTGCGATCGCACTCGCCAAGGTCCCCGAGACGTCACGTTGCCCGCTGAACGGCACCGAGATCCCGGGTACAGAGGACGCCCCGCCGCCGGTCGCCCTCGAACCGGCCCACGCCAAGGCCTGA
- a CDS encoding NAD-dependent succinate-semialdehyde dehydrogenase has protein sequence MDQSRVDESRVVEAVEKRLFIDGKWTDATRGTTFDVVDPSTGEVLCAVADASPADGRAALEAAVAAQPDFARTSPRERSDMLMTAYELLMQRVDDLALLMTLEMGKPLAEARGEIAYAAEFFRHFAGEAVRIDGGYQTAPAGNARFLITKQPVGPCLLITPWNFPMAMGTRKLGPAIAAGCTSVIKPAHQTPLSMLALMGILAEAGVPAGAVNCVTAMDAGGVMEPLIRSGLARKLSFTGSTRVGRILLEQCAEKVLRTSLELGGNAPFVVFEDADLDEAVTGAIAAKMRNMGEACTAANRIFVHESVIDEFGRRLAERMGELTVGRGTEPGVNVGPLIDEAGREKVRSLVADAVGRGATVLTGGEVAAGNGYFYPPTVLTGVPREAAMADQEIFGPVAPLTPFSTEEEVVRAANDTEYGLVAYVFTNDLRRALRVAESIETGMVGLNQGVVSNPAAPFGGVKQSGLGREGGAVGIDEFLETKYIGIAVS, from the coding sequence ATGGACCAGTCGAGGGTGGACGAATCGAGGGTGGTCGAAGCCGTCGAGAAGCGGTTGTTCATCGACGGGAAGTGGACCGACGCGACCCGTGGCACGACGTTCGACGTGGTCGATCCGTCGACCGGCGAGGTGCTGTGCGCGGTCGCCGACGCCTCACCGGCGGACGGTCGGGCCGCACTCGAGGCGGCCGTCGCCGCGCAGCCGGACTTCGCCCGTACGTCGCCACGCGAACGGTCCGACATGCTGATGACGGCGTACGAGCTGTTGATGCAACGCGTCGACGATCTCGCGTTGCTGATGACGCTGGAGATGGGCAAACCGCTGGCGGAGGCGCGCGGCGAGATCGCGTACGCGGCCGAGTTCTTCCGGCACTTCGCGGGCGAGGCGGTCCGGATCGACGGCGGGTACCAGACCGCGCCGGCCGGGAACGCGCGCTTCCTGATCACCAAGCAGCCGGTCGGCCCGTGCCTGCTGATCACCCCGTGGAACTTCCCGATGGCGATGGGGACCCGCAAGCTCGGCCCGGCGATCGCGGCCGGCTGTACGAGCGTCATCAAGCCCGCCCACCAGACGCCGCTGTCGATGCTGGCGCTGATGGGGATCCTGGCCGAGGCCGGCGTACCCGCGGGAGCCGTCAACTGCGTCACCGCGATGGACGCCGGCGGCGTGATGGAGCCGCTGATCCGGTCCGGGCTGGCGCGGAAGCTGTCGTTCACCGGGTCCACGCGGGTCGGCCGGATCCTGCTCGAGCAGTGCGCGGAGAAGGTGCTGCGGACGTCCCTCGAGCTGGGCGGCAACGCGCCGTTCGTGGTCTTCGAGGACGCGGACCTCGACGAGGCGGTGACCGGCGCGATCGCGGCGAAGATGCGGAACATGGGCGAGGCCTGTACGGCGGCCAACCGGATCTTCGTGCACGAGTCGGTGATCGACGAGTTCGGGCGCCGGCTCGCGGAGCGGATGGGCGAGCTGACCGTCGGCCGCGGTACCGAACCGGGCGTGAACGTCGGCCCGCTGATCGACGAGGCCGGCCGGGAGAAGGTGCGGTCGCTGGTGGCGGACGCGGTCGGCCGCGGCGCGACCGTGCTCACCGGGGGAGAGGTTGCCGCGGGCAACGGGTACTTCTACCCGCCGACCGTGCTGACCGGCGTACCGCGGGAGGCGGCGATGGCCGATCAGGAGATCTTCGGGCCGGTCGCCCCGCTGACGCCGTTCAGCACCGAGGAGGAGGTCGTGCGGGCCGCGAACGACACGGAGTACGGGCTGGTCGCCTACGTGTTCACCAACGACCTGCGGCGGGCGCTCCGGGTCGCGGAGTCGATCGAGACCGGGATGGTCGGGCTGAACCAGGGCGTGGTGTCGAACCCCGCCGCGCCGTTCGGCGGCGTGAAGCAGTCCGGGCTCGGCCGCGAGGGCGGCGCGGTCGGGATCGACGAGTTCCTCGAGACGAAGTACATCGGTATCGCGGTCAGCTGA
- a CDS encoding maleate cis-trans isomerase family protein, protein MVTVGLLYPGHSAEDDYPSLEARLDGSVKLPVVITSVGEDAHRVDALLDLGRAERLAEGAAELKPARPDSVMWACTSGSFVFGREGANIQAAGVAQALGVPASSTSIAFVDACRALGVQRVAVAASYPEDVAQHFVRFLTMGGVDVVSMGSKGIITAAEVGTLAPEQVVAMVKAADHPDAEAVLVPDTAMHTLGIVDELEAAVGKPVLTANQVTVWKGLELAGVVPSLPDLGTLFATRGNSE, encoded by the coding sequence ATGGTCACGGTAGGACTCCTTTACCCCGGACACAGCGCGGAAGACGACTACCCCTCACTCGAGGCCCGGCTCGACGGTTCGGTGAAGCTTCCGGTCGTCATCACCTCGGTGGGCGAGGACGCGCATCGGGTGGACGCGCTCCTCGACCTCGGCCGGGCGGAACGGCTCGCCGAAGGGGCTGCGGAGCTCAAGCCCGCGCGGCCCGACTCGGTGATGTGGGCGTGTACCTCGGGCAGTTTCGTGTTCGGGCGGGAGGGTGCGAACATCCAGGCGGCCGGGGTGGCGCAGGCGCTCGGCGTACCGGCGTCCTCGACCTCGATCGCGTTCGTCGACGCGTGCCGGGCGCTCGGAGTCCAGCGGGTCGCCGTCGCCGCGTCGTACCCGGAGGATGTCGCGCAGCACTTCGTCCGGTTCCTGACCATGGGCGGCGTCGACGTGGTGTCGATGGGCAGCAAGGGGATCATCACCGCCGCGGAGGTCGGGACGCTGGCGCCCGAGCAGGTGGTCGCGATGGTGAAGGCCGCCGACCACCCGGACGCCGAGGCGGTCCTGGTGCCGGACACCGCGATGCACACGCTGGGGATCGTCGACGAACTGGAGGCCGCAGTCGGCAAACCGGTCCTGACCGCGAACCAGGTGACGGTCTGGAAGGGGCTCGAGTTGGCCGGGGTTGTACCCTCCTTGCCAGATCTGGGGACGTTGTTCGCCACAAGGGGGAATTCGGAGTGA